A section of the Dermacoccus nishinomiyaensis genome encodes:
- the dapA gene encoding 4-hydroxy-tetrahydrodipicolinate synthase, with protein sequence MTTTTPFGRMVTAMVTPMKPDGSIDYDGVKKLAEHLVANGHDGLVVNGTTGESATTTDEENIETVRAVADAVKGRTAITAGVGTNDTAHSVRAAKALADAGADAVLVVTPYYNKPTQAGIVEHFKAVVGATDLPAMAYDIPGRSGTALASDTIRQLATIDQVRAVKDAKGDFFEATKLMDETDLLWYSGDDVVNLAWLALGAVGVVSVVGHVAGNEFRAMIDAVDAGDLATARAIHTKLIPAIDALMNTSQGAIMVKAALKEQGVIDSDAIRLPLLPADEAMYAVLRDGLTKAGLL encoded by the coding sequence ATGACGACGACGACACCTTTCGGGCGCATGGTCACGGCCATGGTGACGCCCATGAAACCGGACGGCTCGATCGACTACGACGGAGTGAAGAAGCTCGCCGAGCACCTCGTCGCGAACGGGCACGACGGCCTCGTCGTCAACGGCACGACGGGGGAGTCGGCGACGACGACCGACGAGGAGAACATCGAGACGGTGCGCGCCGTCGCCGACGCCGTCAAGGGCCGCACAGCGATCACCGCCGGGGTCGGTACGAACGACACCGCGCACTCGGTACGCGCCGCCAAGGCACTCGCGGACGCTGGGGCGGACGCCGTCCTCGTCGTCACGCCGTACTACAACAAGCCGACGCAGGCGGGCATCGTCGAGCACTTCAAGGCCGTCGTCGGCGCCACCGACCTGCCGGCCATGGCCTACGACATCCCCGGGCGCTCGGGGACGGCGCTCGCGAGCGACACGATCCGTCAGCTCGCGACGATCGACCAGGTGCGCGCGGTCAAGGATGCCAAGGGCGACTTCTTCGAGGCGACGAAGCTCATGGACGAGACCGACCTGCTGTGGTACTCGGGCGACGACGTCGTCAACCTCGCGTGGCTCGCGCTCGGCGCCGTCGGCGTCGTCTCCGTCGTCGGCCACGTGGCAGGCAACGAGTTCCGCGCGATGATCGACGCTGTCGACGCGGGCGACCTCGCGACGGCGCGCGCCATCCACACCAAGCTCATCCCCGCGATCGACGCGCTGATGAACACCTCCCAGGGCGCCATCATGGTGAAGGCCGCCCTCAAGGAGCAGGGCGTCATCGACTCCGACGCCATCCGCCTGCCGCTGCTGCCCGCGGACGAGGCGATGTACGCCGTCCTGCGTGACGGCCTGACGAAGGCGGGGCTGCTGTGA
- a CDS encoding thymidylate synthase translates to MEQYHALLRRILDEGTRKDDRTGTGTLSVFGHQMRFDLSQGFPVLTTKKLHLRSIFGELLWFLRGDTNVAWLHERKISIWDEWADPDGDLGPIYGHQWRSWPTPNGETIDQIARVVESIRTNPDSRRHIVSAWNVADVDDMALPPCHTMFQFYVADGKLSCQLYQRSGDVFLGVPFNIASYALLTHMVAQVTGLAVGDFVHTLGDAHLYVNHLDQARLQLTRTPKQLPTLVLNPDVTALDAFELDDIRLDGYEADPAIKAQVAV, encoded by the coding sequence GTGGAGCAATATCACGCACTGCTGAGGCGCATTCTCGACGAGGGCACCCGCAAGGACGACCGCACGGGCACGGGGACGCTCAGCGTCTTCGGTCATCAGATGCGCTTCGACCTGTCCCAGGGGTTTCCCGTTCTCACGACGAAGAAGCTGCACCTGCGCTCGATCTTCGGCGAACTGCTGTGGTTCCTGCGCGGCGACACGAACGTCGCATGGCTGCACGAGCGCAAGATCTCGATCTGGGACGAATGGGCCGACCCCGACGGTGACCTCGGGCCGATCTACGGCCACCAGTGGCGCTCGTGGCCGACGCCGAACGGCGAGACGATCGACCAGATCGCGCGCGTCGTCGAGTCGATTCGCACGAACCCCGACAGCCGTCGTCACATCGTCTCGGCGTGGAACGTCGCCGACGTCGACGACATGGCGCTGCCGCCGTGCCACACGATGTTCCAGTTCTACGTCGCCGACGGAAAGCTGTCGTGCCAGCTCTACCAGCGCAGTGGTGACGTCTTCCTCGGCGTCCCGTTCAACATCGCCTCGTATGCCCTCCTGACCCACATGGTCGCGCAGGTCACGGGCCTCGCGGTGGGCGATTTCGTCCACACGCTCGGCGATGCGCACCTCTACGTCAATCACCTCGACCAGGCGCGCCTCCAGCTGACACGTACGCCGAAGCAGCTGCCGACGCTCGTGCTCAACCCCGACGTGACGGCGCTCGACGCGTTCGAGCTCGACGACATCCGCCTCGACGGTTACGAGGCCGACCCCGCGATCAAGGCCCAGGTGGCGGTATGA
- a CDS encoding dihydrofolate reductase: MSDAPQLTSIAAVAENGVIGTGGDMAWNIPADFAHFKATTMAHPMIMGRTTFATMGTLPGRRSIVVTHDPEFAPAQPARDDTSVTVVHSVDEALEQVAGQDAFVVGGAQIYAATMDHVTRLLISEIPLAPEGDAHFPTIDPTVWVETQRAPRDGFTLVMYERRTS, translated from the coding sequence ATGAGCGATGCGCCCCAGCTGACGAGCATCGCCGCTGTCGCCGAGAACGGCGTCATCGGCACGGGCGGCGACATGGCGTGGAACATCCCCGCCGACTTCGCGCACTTCAAGGCGACGACGATGGCTCACCCCATGATCATGGGGCGCACGACGTTCGCGACGATGGGCACCCTGCCCGGGCGCCGCTCGATCGTCGTGACGCACGATCCCGAGTTCGCCCCCGCACAGCCGGCGCGTGACGACACGTCCGTCACCGTCGTTCACTCTGTCGACGAAGCCCTCGAACAGGTCGCCGGCCAGGACGCGTTCGTCGTCGGCGGCGCGCAGATCTACGCCGCGACGATGGACCACGTCACCCGTCTGCTCATCAGCGAGATCCCCCTCGCGCCTGAGGGCGACGCCCACTTCCCCACGATCGACCCGACCGTGTGGGTCGAGACGCAGCGCGCACCGCGCGACGGGTTCACGCTCGTCATGTACGAACGCCGCACCTCGTGA
- a CDS encoding AzlC family ABC transporter permease — protein sequence MSDARRETSGGDAPVDVRHHRTAHTPGDHSDHDHPDALHEDAAAVKKDSVSLAIATGVYGVSFGALAIAAGLTTWQTMALSLLLFSGGSQFAVVGVLGGGGSGASAVATSSLLGVRNGIYGLQINQFLRPRGLRRLLAAQVTIDESAAMSVGRPTEQLSRTGFWWTGLGVYVMWNTMTFVGTVAGNAMGDPKKYGLDAAAVGAFMALLWPRLGTLQGKVTAALAACIALGLSPLTQAGVPVLATVVAAVVVGWWYSTRHDSPSADGEPSADVPGVETSRADAPGDGATPGGPSDAGRIGSTT from the coding sequence GTGAGCGACGCCCGGCGCGAGACGTCGGGAGGTGACGCGCCCGTCGACGTCCGTCATCACCGGACGGCGCACACCCCTGGCGACCACTCCGACCACGACCATCCCGACGCCCTCCACGAGGACGCCGCGGCCGTCAAGAAGGACTCGGTCTCCCTCGCGATCGCGACGGGCGTGTACGGCGTCAGCTTCGGCGCGCTCGCCATCGCTGCGGGCCTCACGACCTGGCAGACGATGGCGCTGTCGCTGCTGTTGTTCTCCGGCGGTTCGCAGTTCGCCGTCGTCGGGGTGCTCGGTGGCGGTGGGTCGGGAGCGTCGGCCGTCGCGACGTCGTCACTGCTCGGCGTGCGCAACGGCATCTATGGTCTGCAGATCAACCAGTTCCTACGCCCGCGCGGGCTGCGGCGCCTCCTCGCCGCGCAGGTGACGATCGACGAGTCGGCCGCCATGTCGGTCGGGCGCCCCACCGAACAGTTGTCACGCACCGGATTCTGGTGGACGGGCCTGGGCGTCTACGTCATGTGGAACACGATGACGTTCGTCGGCACCGTCGCCGGCAACGCGATGGGCGACCCGAAGAAGTACGGCCTCGACGCCGCCGCCGTCGGCGCCTTCATGGCGCTGCTGTGGCCGCGCCTCGGCACGCTGCAGGGCAAGGTGACGGCGGCGCTCGCCGCGTGCATCGCGCTCGGGTTGTCGCCGCTCACGCAGGCCGGCGTGCCCGTTCTCGCGACGGTCGTCGCGGCCGTCGTCGTCGGCTGGTGGTACTCCACACGGCACGATTCCCCCTCAGCCGACGGCGAGCCGAGCGCCGACGTTCCCGGCGTCGAGACGTCTCGCGCCGATGCGCCCGGTGACGGCGCGACGCCCGGTGGCCCGTCCGACGCCGGCCGGATCGGATCGACGACATGA
- a CDS encoding AzlD domain-containing protein gives MSTWTTVLLASALSFVLKFIGYLVPPRYLEGKRTSNIVALLPVALLTGLVCVQAFVGDGGRVVVDARAAAAVAAIIALVLRAPFIVVVIVAAATAAIIRLF, from the coding sequence ATGAGCACCTGGACGACGGTTCTGCTCGCGAGCGCGTTGTCGTTCGTGCTCAAGTTCATCGGCTATCTCGTGCCGCCGCGCTACCTCGAGGGCAAGCGGACGTCCAACATCGTCGCGCTGCTACCGGTGGCGTTGCTCACCGGCCTCGTGTGCGTCCAGGCGTTCGTCGGCGACGGCGGCCGGGTCGTCGTCGACGCGCGCGCAGCGGCGGCCGTCGCAGCGATCATCGCCCTGGTTCTGCGCGCGCCATTCATCGTCGTCGTCATCGTCGCGGCCGCGACGGCCGCGATCATCCGGTTGTTCTGA